Genomic window (Nymphaea colorata isolate Beijing-Zhang1983 chromosome 1, ASM883128v2, whole genome shotgun sequence):
CAGTCGAGCGAGGATGGCGGCGAGCGACGAGTTCCCTGGAGTTGTGGCGGCTGGAGGAGGGGAAGTCCCTGGGAGGCCGCTGACGGTGGGGTCGAAGATGCTGGACGTTGGAGCGGAGATGCTGCAGTCCATGAAGCCGCTCAAGAAGGTGGCGCTGCACGCCTGCACCTTCGCCCTCTACTCCCACGACCTCGCCCGACAGATCGAGGCCCACCACTACGTCTCCCGCCTCAACAACGATTTCCTCCAGTGCGCCGTCTACGACTCCGACGACGCCGCCGCCCGCCTCATTGGTCTGTTACGCAATCAATCCTCCTCTTCTACTTTCTTCTCTTCCACGAATTCGGAGAGtctaacttctctctctctctctcaggcgTGGAGTACATAGTGTCTGATCGGATATTCGAAAGCTTGCCGGTGGAAGAGCAGAAGCTCTGGCACTCTCATGCCTATGAGGTCAGTACTTTTTTCAGCCCATCATGCATAAAGTCATGCATGTATGTTAAACGCTGTACTTTCATAGAGTTTCTGTTTGTTTCTACTGCGTATATGTCCGTCTGTAATTGTCTTTTTTGGGTTGCCGATACATAGGTGAAATCAGGGCTATGGGTGCATCCAGGAGTGCCGGAGGCGGTGCAGAGGGCTGAGCTGAAGAATCTTGCCAAGACATATGGTAAATTTTGGTGCACTTGGCAAACTGATCGAGGTAAACTTACACAGTGCTTGCTGTCCATCTTAGCAGCTAAGAGTTTCTTAGACTTTACTTCTCTTtcattaaaaatgtaaaatcatgtttaaaaACTTGATTCTATAATCAATATTGTATATAGAGAAGCTACCTTTCATCTACCGCCTAATGAAATCAATTGAACCAAGTTTCAATCATCGTTTTAGCGTTATTTGTATACAGATGAATTGCAAATCTAAGCAACAAGTATGGAAACAACTTTTTTCTCAATTGCGTTGGACGCTTTCATTGAAAATCAGTGTGCCAATTTCCGATCAAGAAAATTGATCAGTGAAACTTTCAAGTCAAAACTTACACTAAACCCAACCAAGGTGGGTAGTCCATTACCATAGCCCAGAATCAACTTCTCCCGCATTCGCTTTCTGCATTGCATCTTCAACTATACAGGTTATAATCTAGTGGGTATGAGCTGATGAGGTGCGTGGTTGGCGCAGGGGACAGGCTTCCGATGGGGATGCCGGCGCTGATGATGTCGCCGCAAGGGGTGGAGCACGGCAGGGTGAAGGAGGAGCTGGTGGAGAGGAGGGACCGGAGGTACGGGGTGTCGAGGGAGGAGCTGATGAAGGGGAGAGCGGAGATGGAGGAGCCGGAGTGGATCAACCCCAACGCCGACTACTGGAAGAAGTCGGGGAAGGGCTTCGCCGTCGACCACAAGGAGGTGGACATGGTGTTGAAGCACATGGGCGCCGCCAGCACCATGCCGGCGTCGACCGGGGCCCATCTCACGCCTTGAAAGATTCGCGTAGGTGGCAGCCGGAGCAGCAGCGATAGCGGCTGCCGcccttttgttttgttcttgtcgTCTGCTTCGGCGAATGTACATAAAAAGCGTGTACCATATCGCGTGCAATGTGGCTCGATGCACGTTGTTTTTGCTATGTAGCTTGTTGCTGAATGTTTGGTTAAATAAGGGATGATCATCCGGCGCAAAGCCTTTCGGAGTTCAATCTTCCGGCGATGATTGAGGTGGATGAGAACTCGTAATCTTTGAATATCAATCGCCAAACGGCTATGAAGCAGTGAAAGTGCTAAACTTTAGTAAGCAACCAGGGAACCATTCATTCCTCCCGGGCTGGGCTCTCGCGTGGTAGGGATCCGATCAGATCAACCAGCGACCGTAAAGCTCTCGCGTGGTAGGGGTCCGATCAGATCAACCAGCGACCGGTTTACGGAAGAATTCGGACAGATGTAGGCGTCTATGGAACTAATGTCAAATGGGtttttgggtttagggtttagcaGATTCAAAATAGATATTCACTTCTTTTTTATCTTcgtatgttattttgaatgcaGATTCGAATATTtaaaatagatatttttttaattatattcacttttttatcttcatattttgaattcagattcgaatacgaaaaaaaaaacttcagattCGAATATGTGTTCGAATCtcaatttgaaatttaattttattttaacatgttttttacattcatatttaaatgaatgttagATCGAATTTGGACGatttacatttttcttcatattcgaatatgaataaaaaaataaaaaaaataagttgtgttcgaatcttgaatttgaaatctaattttattttaatatgttttttacatttatatttaaattccaATTTGAAATGGAATTTGAAcggttttcaaaatgtaagagcattgaatgtgggatatttgtttaaaaataaattggatttggatttgaaaaaaatggaatttgaacggttttcaaaatgtaagagcattgaacgtgggatatttgtttaaaaataaattcgatttggatttgaaaaagaGCATTGAACGtgggatatttgtttaaaaataaattcgatttggatttgttttcaaaTCTAACTGAACATTAATTGaacatttatgtatatccgaattcaAGCCTATGTCATTGCTTAAATctaaatatttatgtatatccgttgcttaaatttaaatatttatgcatatctgAATTCAATATGTT
Coding sequences:
- the LOC116267265 gene encoding oil body-associated protein 2B-like, encoding MARVRSSCRLTCAINSCCSLGHAAVAGRLRVRRWCVSDERRAPPMYLKKVRCGRRKNSRARMAASDEFPGVVAAGGGEVPGRPLTVGSKMLDVGAEMLQSMKPLKKVALHACTFALYSHDLARQIEAHHYVSRLNNDFLQCAVYDSDDAAARLIGVEYIVSDRIFESLPVEEQKLWHSHAYEVKSGLWVHPGVPEAVQRAELKNLAKTYGKFWCTWQTDRGDRLPMGMPALMMSPQGVEHGRVKEELVERRDRRYGVSREELMKGRAEMEEPEWINPNADYWKKSGKGFAVDHKEVDMVLKHMGAASTMPASTGAHLTP